CCAGGAGATTATTGTAATAAACTTATTGCACGGAATAAAATGATTCACCTTGCAGTAGTTGGAATCAGCCATGTAACTGCTGCACTTTTCTCACAATATTGATCGGTGAGAAGCCCTCTTATTTGAGCATAGTAAAGACCACCGTCAATATCTTGCATAGAAACAATATCTCCTACTTGAATGTAGGAACCTTTATAAAAGACGTAATCACTTGTAACTGGAGTCGCTACAGCTGCTGGAGCTTTAATCGgctagaaataattattattttgatagGTAATGAAGTATTGTTAATCGCACTGAATGATTGACgtaatttaaaaatacatCGTAGTTCACACATGGTGTTGTGTTCGCTTGTCAGTGGACAACAGTAATAACCAATTACATAGAATCTGTTAAATTATATCCCTCaccgtttttttgaaaatgtgtCTCCGTCCTCTCCCTTTTGGTGTGGGTTTCAAAGGTGGAGCTGGTTTGTTTTTGAGATACCTTGTGACTCTGGTACTTTTTCTAGGTTGTGACCTACAGTCATTCAATTCGGTTTTAACAGTAATATTGGCACTGTTTGAGGAATTATTGCTCGCTTTATCGTCGTCATCCAATGTGTTTGGAAATCGTTCTAGTTCAAAACAGGTGTTGCACTGGTTGCCAGCTTCTGTACCATGCCACAGAATACTTTCAGTTCCATCGCATTTTACGCATTTTGGTTTCACTCCCAGGGGcattatttcaattatgaGTAAATTTATTCAGATACAACAGGTAATACTATTTTTCTAAGAGCAATGTTTTCACAcgattacatttatttttttcgagctCCATAGATCAGCTTGCCAGCTGTATACAAGGTAAGGTTCGGTTGGGTTTGGGTGCATACCGCAAGATGCTGACATGATGTGACCGGTAAATTCAATTCAAGCTGTccatacgttacgtacgtactataGCCATTTACGACGCCGACCTGCCAACCTGGCCTCCATTATTTCTTTATATATCTCGTTGATAATttactcttcaattttttaattagattttagaaataataaataatcaatcgaaTCTTGTGACTGCAGCTAAAAAACCCTTCAGTCAACGTTGGAGGTGAGATATGTACAAAAggcataatatatacatatgatttATCATAATATTTTGGCATTTTATTATTGCTTAATAGTTTTTTCAAGctaattcaaataattatataaattcaaATGCGTCCGTCGATTGTCTCACTCGCTGATCTGATTGGGCACTGGACAAAACGACGATCGCAGGTTGTTCTTCTCTCTGGGATCGAGGCAGGACGACGGATCGCATCAACGACGCTCCggttattttcaaagttttattgttgaaatatttcacgacCGATGCTGAATTATCACGAATTGTCGATCTACAGCCACCATCATCGAATTGTGACAATTTTCAGCCAGCCAGCTGTGTCAGGTGAGTAGAAATCTGAAATTCATAATCTTCGCCATAGACCGGAAGACTCGAGGGAAGACCGGTATGGCCGGTTGCCATGCACGTAGAACCCCAAGCGTATCGGGGTAAGAAAATTCGCGATGCGAATATTAATATAGTGTATCGAATTTGCATATTGTCTGGaagaaagtattttttttttcgttttacgttCCAATTGGATGTTGGGGGTATGTAGAAACATTATTCTCAAAGgtagaaatataataaagttTTTTCGCTGGTTGTTGATCGGTTGCTAGGTGGTTGCTAGGCAGGCGCTGGGGGGAGGTGGGGGGGATGGCCGTAagtgaaattgagaaaagttGAGTCGTAACGTAATCTATAGCAGGTGACTTGGCATTTATTCGCGAAAAGTAGTTTTTCTCCGTGTTGCGTATAATATCGATGTTTGGGGGCTGTAATTATCGGTTCTTAATTAAACGCAAACTTATGAACTGATTACTCAAGATGACGCCGCGGTGTGGCGCTACCGAGCGAAAGGCGCACTTTGGACAGGTTCAAACGTGCATCGTGGCGAATGAACGCGTGTTGTCATTTGTTTTCACAAAGTATTTATTGTCGAATCTTTGTGTAGAGATTATCGAATCGTTAGAATTATTGAGACAGAATTATCATTGTTGAAATGTGCAGCGTGAATTGAGTTCTTCATTATCTGCCGGTTGTCAACTGATGCATATTACATTTCTATTGCAGCAAACAACAGGCCACGCTCAGGGTGATAATTGAGAACGAATTTCTCTAAAGCCATCCCAGAGAAGTCAACAATCCAACTTTGGTGCGGTAGATAAAGTGATCAATATCATTTCTAAAAACGCGTTAATAGTGTGTGGTATAGTGCAGTGTGTGGAGATGTGAGTGCTGAAACTTTGGTGTTAAGACTTGACAGTGTTGAGACGGTCCGAAGAGGACGAAACCTGATGGGGAACAGCTCCGGAAGGCAGTGTAtcctgaagaagaaaatcaccTTCGGCAGAGTTTGTGAGTCGTGTGCTTTGATCTTGCTGTCTATCTTTCCTCAATCTTTTCTATCGCGTGGCATGGCGGTACTCATATTTACTTGtatctgtt
This region of Athalia rosae chromosome 7, iyAthRosa1.1, whole genome shotgun sequence genomic DNA includes:
- the LOC105687998 gene encoding GATA zinc finger domain-containing protein 1, which encodes MPLGVKPKCVKCDGTESILWHGTEAGNQCNTCFELERFPNTLDDDDKASNNSSNSANITVKTELNDCRSQPRKSTRVTRYLKNKPAPPLKPTPKGRGRRHIFKKTPIKAPAAVATPVTSDYVFYKGSYIQVGDIVSMQDIDGGLYYAQIRGLLTDQYCEKSAAVTWLIPTTASPPPEDGFHPETYLIGPEEDIPRKLECMEFVMHAPSDYFKLKNSPYPPPLTETGAGYIWTTLKKEVNVSKK